A region from the Peromyscus maniculatus bairdii isolate BWxNUB_F1_BW_parent chromosome 5, HU_Pman_BW_mat_3.1, whole genome shotgun sequence genome encodes:
- the LOC102913115 gene encoding epididymal secretory glutathione peroxidase, translated as MTMQLRVFYLVPLLLASYVQTTPRPEKMKMNCYKDVKGTIYDYEALALNGKDRIQFKQYAGKHVLFVNVATYCGLTIQYPELNALQEELKPAGLVVLGFPCNQFGKQEPGENIEILPGLKYVRPGKGYVPNFQLFAKGDVNGEKEQKIFTFLKRSCPHPSEIVITHKHISWEPVKVHDIRWNFEKFLVGPDGVPVMRWFHQAPVSTIKADILAYLKQFRTK; from the exons ATGACTATGCAGTTAAGAGTCTTCTATCTTGTCCCACTTCTTCTGGCCAGCTACGTGCAGACAACCCCCAGGCCGGAGAAGATGAAG ATGAATTGCTACAAAGATGTGAAAGGCACCATCTATGACTACGAGGCTCTTGCTCTTAACGGGAAGGACCGCATTCAGTTCAAGCAGTATGCAGGCAAGCACGTCCTCTTTGTCAACGTGGCTACCTATTGTGGTCTGACAATTCAGTACCCTG AACTGAATGCACTCCAGGAGGAGTTGAAGCCAGCCGGCTTGGTTGTGTTGGGCTTTCCCTGCAACCAGTTTGGAAAGCAAGAGCCAGGAGAAAATATAGAGATTCTTCCTGGCCTCAA GTACGTTCGTCCAGGAAAAGGATACGTACCTAATTTCCAGCTTTTTGCAAAGGGGGATGTAAATGgtgaaaaggaacagaaaatcttcacctTCTTGAAG CGCTCCTGTCCTCACCCCTCTGAGATTGtcatcacacacaaacatatctcCTGGGAGCCGGTGAAGGTCCATGACATCCGCTGGAACTTTGAAAAGTTCCTGGTGGGACCCGATGGGGTCCCTGTCATGCGCTGGTTCCACCAAGCTCCGGTCAGCACTATCAAGGCTGACATCCTGGCGTACCTGAAGCAATTCAGAACCAAGTAG